A window of the Solidesulfovibrio fructosivorans JJ] genome harbors these coding sequences:
- a CDS encoding tyrosine-type recombinase/integrase, protein MNRQGRNGLFRGSKATVDPIKSIESIESIKKLLSNEKRNLFLFVLGINNGLRTGDLLKLKVSDLSQTKPNELIHIKESKTGKTNYITLNKSAYKIFQSYLDYESLHADDFLFKSRKGNTPLTIQAVNRLIKKWCKTINLPGNYGAHTLRKTFGYIQRTKFGVGFEVLCKRFNHSSPAVTMRYLGISDTEVANILKNEI, encoded by the coding sequence ATGAATCGACAAGGACGCAACGGATTATTTCGAGGCTCAAAAGCTACAGTCGATCCAATTAAATCAATTGAATCAATCGAAAGCATAAAAAAGCTATTGTCTAACGAGAAACGAAATCTTTTTCTCTTTGTTTTAGGCATCAATAACGGATTGAGGACAGGAGACTTGCTCAAACTCAAGGTATCAGACTTGAGCCAAACCAAACCAAATGAGCTTATCCACATCAAAGAATCGAAAACAGGAAAAACCAACTACATCACACTTAACAAATCAGCATACAAAATATTTCAATCTTACCTTGATTATGAATCACTTCATGCAGACGACTTTCTTTTTAAATCAAGAAAAGGAAATACACCACTAACAATCCAAGCTGTCAATAGATTGATCAAGAAGTGGTGTAAGACGATCAATCTGCCTGGAAATTACGGAGCGCATACGTTAAGAAAGACCTTTGGATACATCCAAAGGACGAAATTTGGCGTAGGATTTGAAGTCTTATGCAAGCGATTCAATCATTCTTCGCCTGCTGTAACGATGCGGTACTTGGGTATTAGCGATACTGAAGTGGCTAACATCCTCAAGAACGAAATATAA
- a CDS encoding DUF7019 family protein — MDAYWYISDDKIKILKQDLNKFKLKDIVFKLKIPFFEASMSTEKKEILVRDLKDVEKAILSQNVVPEFQDLPMHAQNIFFSFQCKGARRVGESCYWVASVRGDTALLLAGSATNGIGSMPPETKEELSPSLDPIGTILKVFQGAKEDDSISEALSFAWQAIIRTYVGSFASLPKVQGLAIGAGVFSSYLPQIRRAGQKNIQKIVVGTPIYIRQM; from the coding sequence ATGGATGCATATTGGTACATATCTGATGATAAAATAAAAATTTTAAAACAAGATCTAAACAAATTCAAGTTGAAAGATATTGTTTTTAAACTAAAGATTCCTTTTTTTGAAGCAAGTATGTCAACTGAGAAGAAGGAAATATTGGTACGAGACTTAAAGGATGTTGAAAAAGCTATCCTTTCGCAAAATGTTGTACCTGAATTTCAAGACCTTCCAATGCATGCACAGAACATTTTTTTTTCATTTCAGTGCAAAGGCGCACGACGCGTAGGAGAATCCTGTTATTGGGTCGCATCAGTGCGGGGGGATACAGCTTTACTGTTAGCTGGATCGGCAACAAATGGCATAGGCAGCATGCCACCGGAAACGAAAGAAGAATTATCCCCATCACTTGATCCTATTGGAACTATTTTGAAAGTTTTTCAAGGGGCCAAAGAAGATGATTCAATTTCGGAAGCGCTTAGCTTCGCGTGGCAGGCAATCATCAGAACCTATGTTGGATCTTTTGCCAGCCTTCCAAAAGTTCAAGGACTGGCAATCGGAGCTGGTGTCTTTTCTTCCTACCTTCCCCAGATAAGGAGAGCAGGCCAGAAGAATATCCAGAAGATTGTTGTGGGAACACCGATTTACATTCGTCAAATGTAA
- a CDS encoding tyrosine-type recombinase/integrase yields MSVGCTHTGNWYVQYRVPGLVSPRKEYFGKGEAGMNYAAKRADEIKSGHVFTIASLKGKTLYLDELAQVYLDFLKSQGKNESWRKSIASLVNNHFLPVLSYCPVDQLSFQDVMLVANRFSLKSIATRNRYLECLRTILNFGINQGLTTNNPMRTWKKAREPKREFKLTFDDLQRILDKAQPHLKWALEVLWELGTRPGNSELFRIKWEDIDYDGDVIRIRGTKTQTSDRLIPLTEYFKTRLLERQNQAQSEYVIEYNGHKVTNVKRSFRSALKEAGISYPVRLYDVRHLFASTMLANGADLKAVSKLLGHSTTRMTADVYYHELKGEKKRALLCKARLL; encoded by the coding sequence ATGAGCGTAGGCTGTACACATACTGGCAATTGGTATGTTCAGTATCGTGTGCCGGGTTTGGTGTCTCCTCGTAAGGAGTACTTCGGAAAGGGTGAAGCAGGGATGAATTACGCGGCAAAAAGGGCGGATGAAATCAAAAGTGGCCATGTGTTCACCATAGCGTCTTTAAAGGGAAAAACGCTGTATCTTGACGAACTAGCACAAGTCTATTTGGATTTTCTGAAAAGTCAAGGGAAAAATGAGTCTTGGCGAAAGAGCATTGCATCACTCGTCAACAATCACTTCTTGCCTGTATTAAGTTATTGCCCGGTAGATCAACTTTCATTTCAAGATGTCATGCTGGTCGCTAATCGTTTTTCTTTAAAATCAATTGCAACAAGAAATCGTTATTTAGAGTGTTTACGAACAATACTGAACTTTGGCATTAATCAAGGATTGACGACGAATAATCCAATGAGGACATGGAAAAAGGCAAGAGAGCCTAAACGGGAGTTTAAGCTTACGTTTGATGACTTGCAACGTATTTTGGATAAAGCGCAACCACATCTTAAATGGGCACTGGAAGTTCTATGGGAACTAGGCACTCGTCCAGGGAATTCTGAACTGTTCAGGATCAAATGGGAAGATATCGACTATGACGGGGATGTTATTCGAATACGAGGCACAAAGACGCAAACTTCAGATAGATTGATACCACTAACGGAATATTTCAAGACTAGGCTTTTGGAAAGGCAGAATCAAGCGCAGAGTGAGTATGTGATTGAGTACAATGGGCATAAGGTGACTAACGTAAAGCGTTCTTTTCGGTCTGCGTTGAAAGAGGCTGGTATTTCGTATCCAGTCCGCTTGTATGACGTAAGGCATCTGTTCGCGTCAACCATGCTGGCGAATGGGGCGGATTTGAAGGCGGTGTCGAAGCTCTTAGGACACAGCACGACGCGTATGACGGCTGACGTCTACTACCATGAGCTTAAGGGCGAAAAAAAGCGAGCCCTGCTTTGCAAGGCTCGCCTTCTTTGA
- a CDS encoding DUF2628 domain-containing protein yields the protein MTDALNQMSDKYCSEAANLFVGKNSSYFIPIFARFSKLEKQSLHNFFGKFISFNWSAFLVTFIGPFPFYFIYRKMWGVSIVFFILCKICTTLIIARIFPLAGYSYLVVYSMISLCFSNYLYYLRFKKNTLKLKKDATKKSSCGVSYFAPVVAILVYLLFSICVDFYLIKFKIISTS from the coding sequence ATGACTGATGCATTGAATCAGATGTCTGACAAATATTGTTCAGAAGCAGCTAATCTATTTGTTGGCAAAAACAGCAGCTATTTTATTCCAATTTTTGCGAGATTTTCAAAACTTGAAAAGCAAAGTCTTCATAATTTCTTCGGAAAATTTATCTCATTTAACTGGAGTGCTTTTCTTGTTACTTTTATTGGGCCATTTCCGTTTTATTTTATCTACAGAAAAATGTGGGGTGTTTCTATAGTATTTTTTATTTTATGTAAAATATGTACAACGTTAATAATTGCTAGAATATTTCCTCTGGCAGGCTATTCTTATCTTGTTGTATATTCAATGATTTCATTGTGTTTTTCAAATTATTTGTATTATTTGCGATTTAAGAAGAATACGTTGAAATTAAAAAAAGATGCTACCAAAAAATCCTCTTGCGGGGTGTCATATTTTGCTCCTGTCGTTGCGATTCTAGTATATTTATTGTTTTCGATTTGTGTTGATTTTTATTTAATAAAATTTAAAATTATTTCTACGAGTTAA
- a CDS encoding sensor domain-containing diguanylate cyclase, whose translation MDLLQQLLQDNEKWLMERILSYAKLHNFTKYTSTLLEAWHMSILGLTNSLCMSIRFGVKEPQFTPDENYISDPVTEFGRLEAKRHHERGISMSMFLGLLKYYRDTYIDLIIEKGPQEFKQPWTHFILRSFDRFEIALCTEWITTDNSEHISRLEKANRRLSNEKNKYLTVFESTPRPVFLVDEDGLLDSMNLSAAHFLGLGGDSGEMYYSEGHSTIDRKAKGLRKPFESYLPWLKEDASLFSKGDDLSNRLEIRTDSNGVNQYFDVFFARMLDVSGKFSGMLIILDDITTRKQLELQLNHLATTDALTGANNLHRFLERAEEEIIRSERHDKPVSFLMLDIDHFKNINDTYGHAIGDDVLRVLSAACRKLFRKSDVFGRVGGEEFAAILPETTLEAATQVAERLRQILAQLEVDGPNGNISFTVSIGIVERKNGQNLSDVMRFADKSLYEAKNSGRNKVVAGNVKA comes from the coding sequence ATGGACCTACTCCAACAGCTATTGCAAGATAATGAGAAGTGGCTTATGGAGCGCATTCTTTCATACGCTAAACTTCATAATTTTACAAAATATACTTCAACACTACTTGAAGCCTGGCATATGTCTATACTTGGTTTAACAAATTCTCTATGTATGTCTATTCGGTTTGGAGTAAAGGAACCTCAATTTACCCCTGATGAAAACTATATTTCAGATCCAGTTACTGAATTTGGAAGACTTGAAGCCAAGCGACATCATGAGCGCGGCATCAGCATGAGTATGTTTCTTGGACTTCTTAAGTATTATCGTGATACTTACATTGATTTGATCATCGAAAAAGGTCCTCAAGAGTTTAAACAGCCATGGACCCACTTTATCTTAAGGAGCTTCGATCGCTTTGAGATTGCTTTATGCACTGAGTGGATAACGACAGATAACTCCGAACATATTTCTAGACTAGAGAAGGCAAATCGTCGCTTATCTAATGAAAAAAATAAATATCTCACCGTGTTTGAGAGCACTCCTCGCCCTGTATTTCTCGTGGATGAAGATGGTTTGCTGGACAGTATGAACCTTTCAGCCGCCCATTTCCTAGGCCTAGGCGGAGATTCAGGGGAAATGTATTATTCCGAGGGACACAGTACTATAGATAGAAAAGCTAAGGGGCTTCGCAAGCCCTTTGAAAGTTATTTGCCGTGGCTAAAAGAAGATGCGAGTTTGTTTTCTAAAGGAGATGATCTTTCAAACAGATTAGAGATAAGAACCGATTCAAACGGTGTAAATCAATATTTCGATGTGTTTTTTGCCCGCATGCTAGATGTGTCAGGTAAATTTTCTGGAATGTTGATAATTCTTGACGACATCACAACACGAAAACAATTAGAATTACAATTAAACCATTTAGCCACAACTGACGCCCTTACTGGCGCAAACAACCTCCATCGCTTCCTGGAGAGAGCAGAAGAGGAAATTATTCGTTCAGAACGTCATGACAAACCTGTGTCTTTTCTTATGCTTGACATTGATCATTTTAAGAACATTAATGATACCTATGGACATGCCATTGGTGATGATGTCCTCAGAGTTCTTTCTGCAGCATGTCGAAAATTATTTCGCAAGTCAGATGTATTTGGAAGGGTTGGAGGTGAAGAATTCGCTGCGATTTTACCAGAGACAACTTTAGAAGCAGCAACACAAGTCGCTGAACGACTAAGACAAATTTTAGCTCAATTAGAGGTCGATGGACCTAATGGCAACATTTCATTCACGGTATCCATTGGAATAGTTGAACGAAAAAATGGTCAAAATCTTTCCGATGTTATGCGTTTTGCCGACAAATCATTATATGAAGCAAAAAACTCAGGAAGAAATAAGGTCGTCGCTGGAAACGTGAAAGCATGA
- a CDS encoding helix-turn-helix domain-containing protein, giving the protein MPIASKFDAMKLRTMITEGKTAQQIMDAFDIPKTTLKNHLTKLMTLDEKFYKIEGMDARVASGSVKFSKNGLRLSLTLLANYGFKQGDEFKVSCLEEGKIVLEKKK; this is encoded by the coding sequence ATGCCTATCGCATCGAAATTCGACGCTATGAAACTTCGCACCATGATCACCGAAGGTAAAACCGCTCAGCAAATCATGGATGCCTTCGATATCCCCAAGACCACCCTGAAAAATCATCTCACGAAGCTGATGACGCTGGATGAGAAGTTCTACAAGATCGAAGGGATGGATGCTCGTGTGGCATCTGGAAGCGTGAAGTTCTCGAAGAATGGTCTCCGCCTGTCCTTGACTCTCCTGGCCAACTACGGCTTCAAGCAGGGCGACGAGTTCAAGGTCTCCTGTCTGGAAGAGGGGAAAATTGTTTTGGAGAAGAAAAAATAA
- a CDS encoding helix-turn-helix domain-containing protein: protein MENIHLAFGNYLQKLRKKKQLTQLQLAEKSGLSLKHLGEIERGRGNPSLESLNSLAESLDVTLPELFSFQVQEVSRKEDASSKLIESIKATSSKNTVILMNILKELENYNE from the coding sequence ATGGAAAATATTCACCTCGCCTTTGGCAACTACCTGCAAAAGCTCAGAAAAAAGAAACAACTTACCCAGCTTCAGCTTGCTGAGAAAAGCGGATTGTCGCTCAAGCACCTGGGAGAGATTGAACGGGGAAGGGGAAACCCGAGCCTTGAATCCTTAAATAGTCTGGCAGAATCCCTTGATGTGACTCTTCCAGAATTGTTCTCGTTTCAAGTGCAAGAAGTTTCTAGAAAAGAAGATGCTTCATCTAAGTTGATTGAATCTATTAAGGCTACTTCATCGAAGAATACAGTAATACTTATGAACATTTTAAAAGAACTTGAAAACTACAATGAATAG
- a CDS encoding DUF443 domain-containing protein has translation MSLKIIFLLCFSLCIPVFVILLYIYSAYTNKNDLELKEMLAEANSAGRNIDEVFILEKSYAAICFMCIMPLFSVGFMSALLFFDHGFWKMFMYVSALIAFMIGSVSAFCDYFLSMIVISKCRMYVRCLKTLYRPVVVALDGRYRYEAIHAGMFGLYMTRYTVSISMPSGSYVVINVNNKKQLRDVLNRTNSTSGVAEVEGAVPI, from the coding sequence ATGAGTTTAAAAATTATATTTTTACTATGTTTTTCACTTTGTATCCCTGTTTTTGTTATTTTGTTGTATATATATTCTGCCTACACAAATAAGAACGATTTAGAGTTGAAGGAGATGCTTGCAGAAGCGAATTCAGCAGGCAGAAATATCGACGAAGTTTTTATTTTAGAAAAAAGCTATGCCGCTATTTGTTTTATGTGTATAATGCCGTTATTCTCTGTTGGATTTATGTCGGCACTATTGTTTTTTGACCATGGATTTTGGAAGATGTTCATGTATGTATCTGCACTTATTGCGTTTATGATTGGATCTGTGTCAGCTTTTTGTGACTACTTTCTTTCGATGATTGTTATTTCAAAGTGTCGTATGTATGTTAGATGTCTTAAAACGTTATATAGACCAGTTGTTGTTGCGCTTGATGGGAGGTATCGTTACGAAGCTATTCATGCTGGAATGTTTGGGCTCTACATGACAAGATATACAGTCAGTATTTCCATGCCTTCTGGATCGTATGTCGTTATAAACGTAAATAATAAAAAACAATTACGTGATGTGCTTAATCGTACAAACTCTACTTCAGGGGTGGCGGAGGTTGAAGGTGCTGTGCCTATATGA
- a CDS encoding response regulator codes for MIKLFWLDDQINELEVLRQLLIENDFEIDICKTTESALRQIKSKDYDIILVDLRLPGSDKNGIDFIIESYKIRPNCKYAVLSSFLYRAMFIDGLRNLHGNPPVLEIDKCFGIYGSNSFYEKFLQKLIDLYSYDTGEVIKKYSSGLDVNSIDPFEITLDQYESMSSRERDTLFRQAFTKAKDLLDRAWAMGYEWVMICKCMDLDYGATEYNLKLTEDEILNISKDRNAVPFEFYKPIESADVSWTGCGKNENTHWYPTVTFKVNGRKGNPNFLNIHFDTGTFESVVSYEIFREIGIISQDLQPKISQRKETGEFLLVYLLHPKLHLFGQRTEQTALVQLLGFAIKDWEQTSWAKFCTDKCDEYLTKVGKRLCPERIGLIGRSLITENKVTLILNGRDKFTDFVTEKSKNRGKK; via the coding sequence ATGATAAAATTATTTTGGCTGGACGATCAGATTAATGAGCTGGAAGTGCTGCGTCAATTGCTTATTGAAAATGATTTTGAAATAGATATTTGCAAGACAACCGAAAGCGCATTGCGGCAAATTAAAAGTAAAGACTATGACATTATCTTAGTTGATTTAAGATTGCCAGGATCAGATAAGAACGGTATTGATTTTATAATAGAATCATACAAAATTAGGCCAAATTGTAAATATGCTGTTTTGTCGTCTTTTTTATACAGGGCCATGTTTATTGATGGATTACGTAATCTTCATGGCAATCCTCCTGTCCTTGAAATAGATAAGTGTTTTGGAATCTATGGAAGCAACTCATTTTATGAAAAATTTTTACAGAAGCTTATCGATCTATATTCTTATGACACAGGTGAAGTTATAAAAAAATACAGCTCAGGATTAGATGTAAATTCAATTGATCCATTTGAAATAACCTTGGATCAATATGAAAGCATGTCTAGTCGTGAGAGAGATACTCTTTTTCGCCAAGCATTCACAAAGGCTAAAGATCTCTTAGATAGAGCATGGGCAATGGGCTATGAATGGGTCATGATTTGTAAGTGTATGGATTTAGATTATGGCGCAACCGAGTATAACTTGAAACTAACTGAAGATGAGATTTTAAATATTTCAAAAGATCGCAACGCTGTTCCGTTCGAATTTTATAAGCCAATTGAGTCAGCAGATGTTTCTTGGACAGGGTGTGGGAAAAATGAAAATACACACTGGTATCCAACAGTGACTTTTAAAGTAAATGGAAGAAAAGGAAACCCAAATTTCCTAAATATTCATTTTGATACTGGAACATTTGAATCTGTGGTAAGCTATGAAATATTTAGAGAAATAGGAATTATTTCACAAGATTTACAGCCAAAAATAAGTCAGCGAAAAGAAACGGGTGAGTTTTTATTAGTCTATTTACTGCACCCTAAATTACATCTTTTTGGGCAACGAACAGAACAAACGGCATTAGTCCAACTGTTGGGATTTGCAATCAAAGATTGGGAGCAAACAAGCTGGGCAAAATTTTGTACGGATAAGTGTGATGAATATCTTACAAAAGTAGGTAAACGTTTGTGCCCAGAGCGTATAGGTCTGATTGGGAGGAGTTTAATTACTGAAAACAAGGTAACATTGATCCTTAATGGCAGAGATAAATTTACTGATTTTGTCACAGAAAAATCAAAAAATAGAGGAAAAAAATGA